In Parabacteroides timonensis, the genomic stretch ACTGTCACATTCGATGCATATTGGTCAATGAACAAGATATTGAATAACATCGATTTGATGTCAGGTCCGGAATGGTATGACTATCAGGAGCAGTTGAACGGCGTAAGGAGCGTTCCCATCGACTTAAGCCTTGTCGATCGTAACGTTTCCACCAACTGGATGGACGAGATCACGCATACAGCCTTTATGCATAACTACAGTGTCGGCATAAGCGGTGGTAAAGAGAACGACTATAAATTTAACCTGGGCTTGAATTATATCAATCAGGACGGTACGATCAAGAAATCCAACTATGAACGGTTCAGTGTCCGTCAAAGTACGGAAAAAACAGTGATTAAAGATCATTTGGTAGTGGGTACCAACGCATCGATCGCAAGATCTACCGATGCGAGTATTAACGAGCGCAACAGTAGCGATGTGTACGACGCCGATTATGGTGTCGTAAGTAACGCACTCCGCCTGGCCCCGGTAACTCCTGCCCAAAACGCGGACGGTTCGTATGGTTACTCTCCATATATAGACTACTATAACCCGTTGGCGAGCATCATGTATCGGGACAATAAACGAGAGAGACTTGCTTTCATCGGCAATATGTATGGTGAATGGCAGATTATAAAAGGATTGAAGTTCAAGAGCAGCTTCGGAGCGGAAATCAGAAGAGTCGACAATAAAACTTTCTCTCCTGTTTATCAGGTATCTTCTAGCCAGAAAAATTTAGAAAGCAGTTTATCGAAGTCGCAGACCAAAGGCTACTACTATACGTTCGAGAATACCCTTTCGTATGATAAGCAGTTTGCCGAAAAACACTCCATATCCGCTATCGTGGGGTATACCAACGAATGGGGTAAGCGGGAAAGCCTGAGTGTAAACGCGAGAGATCTTATCGGTGAGTCGGATAACCTGCACTATGTAGACGCTACACTGGATAAGAACAAAACCACGGCAAGCAATAGCGCTACCGAATATGGTCTGATGTCTTATCTGGGTCGCTTACACTACGATTACGATAACAAATACCTTGTCACAGCCACTTTCCGTCGAGACGGTTCCTCTAAATTCTCTTCCCAAAACCGCTGGGGTAACTTCCCCTCGTTCGCTTTGGGTTGGAGAATAGATAACGAAAAGTTCTTCCAGAGTCTGAACGCAAATTGGGTTTCTTCCTTGAAACTTCGTGCGGGCTGGGGACAGATCGGAAACCAGAATATCACCAATTATGTGGATCGCAGCTTGCTTTCATTGAACACATCATACGGTGCTTTATTCGGAGCGAGGGAGAATGAGACCTTGTATCAGGGGATTGCCGTGGCAAGATTGGGTAATTCGGATATCAAATGGGAAACCACGGAATCCCTTAATATCGGTCTTGACGCGAGCTTCTTTAACAGCCGGATGATTTTCAGCTTCGAGTATTATTACAAGACAACGAAGGACATGTTGCTCGCAGCTCCTATGCCTATCTATATGGGATATGCGAATAATACCTACACCAATATCGGTGAGGCAAACAACCGCGGTATCGAGTTGAATCTCGAATGGAGAGACAAGACCGAAAGCGGCTTCGAATACAGCGTGGGAATGAATATGTCGACCATACGCAACCGAATGACGAAACTGAACGGCGGTACGCCTATTTCCGACGGACCATTCCGAAACGGCACCATGTACCTCACCTACACGAATGAAGGTATGCCTATCGGCGCATTCTGGGGCTATAAGACAAATGGGCTTATCCAGACACAGGAGCAGTTGGATGCCGTTAAGCGGGCAGATTTCCAGCCTAATGCCGAATTAGGTGATGTATTGTTTGTAGACACGAACGGCGACGGTAAGTTAGACTCGAGCGACAGATGCATGATCGGTAATCCTATTCCGGATATCATATACGGTATCAATGTGGGTATGGCGTGGAAAGGCTTCGACCTCAATTTGCAGTTTGGCGGAACGATCGGTAATGAGATATTTAACGCGATGCGTTATTACACCTACTTCCCGAACGATATAACAAACAAGGATAGAGCGTTAATGAATTATTGGACGCCAACCAATACAAATACGAATATCCCTCGCCTGACGTCTACGGACTCAAACGATAACGACCGTTTCTCAGACATGTACGTGGAAAACGGCACTTATTTCCGATTGAGAAACGCCCAGCTGGGTTATACCCTACCCGCTTCTCTCACGCAGAAGATAAAACTACAAAAGGTACGTTTTTATGTAAGCGGTCAGAACCTGTTTACAATATCCGGTTACTCGGGTATGGATCCGGAAGTGGGTCAGTCCAGTTCTTTATCCAGAGGTATAGATTACGGTATCTATCCTCAGAACCGTTCATTCACCGGAGGTCTTAATGTTACATTCTAAATTTATAATGTTATGCTTAAAAACAAATATATCATAGGAATCGCACTCGCGATTTTAACAGGATTCAACAGTTGCGCGGATTTGGATTTGGCACCATTAGGTAGCCCGGAAGCTGGAAAGCTGACAGAAGAACGACAAGCATTCTTGCGTTTGACAGCTGTCTATTCCGGCATGAAAGATTTCCGTTACACATGGTCGATGCAATGTTTCGGAGACGTATTGTCGAACGACGCAACCTATAGCGGTTCTTCAAACGACGCTCAAACCTTTACATTGCTGGAGAATTATCAGTATCAGGCAGATCATACTGAGATTTTGAACAAATACCGGTATTCTTACCAGTGTATCAATAAAGCCAATTTATTTATACAGGACATGGAAACGGCCGACGATGCCATTTTCTCGACGTACAATAAAGAACAGATGATCGGTGAGGCCAAGTTTATCCGTGCCTATACCTATTTCGAACTCGTGAAAACATTTGGCGGTGTTCCTTGTTATACGGGAGTCCTGGATCTTGCCCATGAAAGACTCGGACGTTCGACTGTCGAGGAAGTATATGCTGTTATCGAGCAAGACTTGAACGATGCGGTTAGTGCTTTACCTAAGAAAAGTGAGATAACGAACTACGAAACAACCTATGCGGGAAGAATCACCAAAGGTGCGGCCATTGCCATGCAAACGCGTGTTTACCTGTATGCGAAAAAATACGATGAGGTAAAAAAGGCATTCGAGAATTTCCAAAAGGAATGCGGTAGCGAATATAGCTTAGTGAGCCCGGAAGAATACGCCTGGCAATTCTCCCTGAAGGGGGAACACTGTATCTCGTCTATCCTGGAAATAAATATGTATAATTCTCCAACTCAAAGTGGATACGGTGTAAATAACGGTAACCGTCACGTATTGATGTCCATGCCCCGAAATATGACTAACGGCTTCGGTTGCGCACAGCCTACTCAAGCTTTGGCGGACGCTTATGACGCGGAGGGGGATATCATACGAAAGAATACGACACTACTTTCCACGAAAGAGGCCATAGAGATCGAGACTGCGGCTAAAGGCAAGGTGGACCCCATTACAGACGACCGAACCGGCTGGTACAATCGCAAATTGTATCTTGCGCCCGGGGAAAGAGAGGAGAACAGGGGGAATAACCAACCAACAAACCTCAGGCTTATCCGCCTTGCAGAGGTATATTTGAACTATGCCGAGGCTTGTTATTTCAGCGGCGATATCGCTAATGCGCAAAAGTATCTGAACGAGGTAAGAAGTCATGTCAACCTGGCTCCTAAAAACAATGCAGGAGAGCAATTGTTTGAAGACATCATGAACGAACGTCATCTGGAGTTAGGATTGGAAGGTTTCCGGTTCTTTGACGTGGTACGTGTAGGATGGGGCGAGAAAGTCTTTAACGGAACCAAGAAAGCAGAATTTGGAGCTAAGACTCCTTTCAAAGCTGGTGCGGAAGTATTGCCCATACCTCAAACCGAGATTGACATTAGTGGAGGTTTAATAAAGAATTAATAAAGAAACAACAACTTACATAAATCATAACAGCATGAAAAGAAATCTATTATTGCTCGGTATCTGTCTCCTGGCCGTATCGTTCGTCGGAGAAGCCTTTGGACAGAAGAAAAAACCTCGTATCGGTATTGCCGGTATACAGATAGAAAACAGCGTGTTCGTCCCGAACAGGCAGCCGCTCGTAGGACATCCCGTAAGAATGCCGGACTATCTCAGTTCTGACTCCGCAATGGGACAGGCGGCCACTTGGCTTCCCACTCAAATTGGCTACGGCGGAGGAAGAGGCCCCGTGACAAAAGAGTCGTACGATGCATTTGTGGAAAAATCATTGGAGATGATCAAGGCCAATATGCCATACGATGCTTTCTGGTTTTATAACCACGGAGCTTGTAGCGTGGAAGGCGTGGCCGATCCTGAAGGTGAATTTATGGAAAAAGTACGCAGCCTTATCGGAAACGATGTCCTTGTCACGACAACGATGGATCTTCACGGCAACGCCTCCTGGCTGGTAGCCCTCAACAGCGACCTCATCACTACATACCGCAAGGCTCCCCACGATGATTCCCGCGAATCTCACCGTCGGGGCGTGGTCAACCTTCTCGAACGTATTGAATCAGGAAAAGGACGTCCGGCATACAAGGCATGGGTTGCTGTTCCTGTCCTGGTATCCGGCGAATGGTCGAGTACCCGCGTCGAGCCTGCGAAATCGCTGTACGCATTGGTTCCCGAGGTTGAAGCCATGCCCGGAGTGATAGATGCAGGTATATGGATCGGTTATGTTTGGGGAGACAACCCACGGAACCAGGGAGTCGTAATGGTTTACGGTGATAATGAAGAACAGGTAAAAGCCGGAGCGAAGAAACTCGCCCAAAAATTCTGGGATATCCGTAAGCAATTCTCGTTGGAGGCACCGGGATATTCGCTCGAAGAATGTATCGATTTGGCTGTAGCGAGTAAAAAGAAGCCTTTCTTTATCAGTGACATGGGAGATAATCCCGGCGGAGGAGGCTCAGGTGAGGTCACCTGGACTCTGGCGAGACTCTTGAAGCGTCCGGAATTCCAGACCGATAAAGGAAAGAGCGTTCTTTATTGTTCCATCCCGGGAGAAGAGGTGGTCGAGCAGGCACGTAAGGTAGGCGTAGGCGGACACGTAGAAGGCATGGTAGGTGCCATGGTAGATAATTCTTACGAAGGTCCCGTGAAATTGTCAGGTACCGTGGTTTATGTCAGCCCGGAAGAAGACAAGAGTGCGGAGTCCTGGAGACGTAAAAGGGATATCGCTATCGTAAAAACCGGAAGCATTTATGTGGTAGTAGGTACATCATCTCCCACTCCAAACCTGGAAGGTTCAGGAATCGATCCGAAGGAAATGGATATTGTAATGGTTAAACAAGGTTACCTTGTAAACCAATGGTACAATATACAAGCAGATTGGGTGATGGCCTTTACGCGCGGCGGAGTGGATCAGGACTTCAAGAAGCTTCCATATAAGAATATCGTGAGACCAATGTTTCCGATCGATCCTGACATGGCAGATCCGGAGTTGAGCGTTATCATGGTTCCTTCTGCTAAGCATTTCTATGGTAGATAAAGTATCAATATAGAAAAAGGTGAGCTTCAAATAGGAGCAATATTTGAGTCTTTTATGAGGCTCCGCCTCATGCCGCAGGCTCTCTTTTACCGTCTGCTTCAGCTGACGGATAGATGCTCCGGCTCTGCCGGATTCCTCTGTGGGTTTTAACCCCTTTGAATATATAAAGACTGTCTTGTTTTAAGGAGGCTGAAGCCCACAGAGGGAGAGGCTTTGCCTCCTGTCTTTTACATCCGTCGGTTAAAACCGACGGCAAAATAAAGCCTGCGGCACAAGGCGTTGCCTTGTAAAGAAAGATAGCTTATATCTGATAATAAATGAAGCATTCATATCTGGTGCATACTGAACCAAACAAAAAAAGGGACTGACTAACTCGAAATTGTTAGACAGTCCCTTTTTATTTTAGAATAACTTTCGGACTTATTTTACTTTACATTATATCCCGAAACAACGACCCTCGGTGTATTTCCCCGGGTATCTTCGTCTTTCCAATGGAAACGTACTTCTTTCTTTTCTCCGGGGAGAAGAGCGAAATAGTTGTCGGAATAGAAGATAGGCAGGAACTGCAGGCCATCTGTACCGCCAACCACATTAATGCGGATCATCAGAGCCGGAGTAGACGTCGTATTCTCGATAGTAGCTGTTGCCGTCCAGTTTCCGTCTGTTTCCTTATTGATTACAACATCCGATTTCAGGTCAACCTTCGGCAGGTTACGCAACTCCTGATAATTGTTTTCTTCCAGGCTTCTGTGATAGAAGTTATCAGAAACAATGCTACCGTTTTCAGACAAAGTCATTTTGATGAAATGAACCTTCGACAAGCCGGCCGGAAATTCCAGTTTGATACATTTGTTAGTCGTATCTTCGTTGCTGTCGATCGTCACCTCTTTCTCCCAGGCTACGGAAGCATCCATATTCAATACCTGCACTTTTGCCGTCAGACCTTTATGCGCACCGGCACTGTAATTGACCACTTCCACTTCGTCGGTTGCCGGATTCCACTGGATATGCAGCGGCTCGGAAGCCTTCTTGATAGCGAAGTAGGCAGCTGTCGGTTCGAAATAATAATCGTATGTCTGCCACACCATAGAAGGCCAGCAGGAATGACTCATCCACATCAGCA encodes the following:
- a CDS encoding RagB/SusD family nutrient uptake outer membrane protein; amino-acid sequence: MLKNKYIIGIALAILTGFNSCADLDLAPLGSPEAGKLTEERQAFLRLTAVYSGMKDFRYTWSMQCFGDVLSNDATYSGSSNDAQTFTLLENYQYQADHTEILNKYRYSYQCINKANLFIQDMETADDAIFSTYNKEQMIGEAKFIRAYTYFELVKTFGGVPCYTGVLDLAHERLGRSTVEEVYAVIEQDLNDAVSALPKKSEITNYETTYAGRITKGAAIAMQTRVYLYAKKYDEVKKAFENFQKECGSEYSLVSPEEYAWQFSLKGEHCISSILEINMYNSPTQSGYGVNNGNRHVLMSMPRNMTNGFGCAQPTQALADAYDAEGDIIRKNTTLLSTKEAIEIETAAKGKVDPITDDRTGWYNRKLYLAPGEREENRGNNQPTNLRLIRLAEVYLNYAEACYFSGDIANAQKYLNEVRSHVNLAPKNNAGEQLFEDIMNERHLELGLEGFRFFDVVRVGWGEKVFNGTKKAEFGAKTPFKAGAEVLPIPQTEIDISGGLIKN
- a CDS encoding M81 family metallopeptidase; translated protein: MKRNLLLLGICLLAVSFVGEAFGQKKKPRIGIAGIQIENSVFVPNRQPLVGHPVRMPDYLSSDSAMGQAATWLPTQIGYGGGRGPVTKESYDAFVEKSLEMIKANMPYDAFWFYNHGACSVEGVADPEGEFMEKVRSLIGNDVLVTTTMDLHGNASWLVALNSDLITTYRKAPHDDSRESHRRGVVNLLERIESGKGRPAYKAWVAVPVLVSGEWSSTRVEPAKSLYALVPEVEAMPGVIDAGIWIGYVWGDNPRNQGVVMVYGDNEEQVKAGAKKLAQKFWDIRKQFSLEAPGYSLEECIDLAVASKKKPFFISDMGDNPGGGGSGEVTWTLARLLKRPEFQTDKGKSVLYCSIPGEEVVEQARKVGVGGHVEGMVGAMVDNSYEGPVKLSGTVVYVSPEEDKSAESWRRKRDIAIVKTGSIYVVVGTSSPTPNLEGSGIDPKEMDIVMVKQGYLVNQWYNIQADWVMAFTRGGVDQDFKKLPYKNIVRPMFPIDPDMADPELSVIMVPSAKHFYGR
- a CDS encoding TonB-dependent receptor codes for the protein MKITALLLIATLTVVNAANTYSQTITLSVEAKNQSIQTILEQIESQSDFNFFYNTKQVNTNKLVSIRANQKNVFEVLEDLFKNTDIKYEVLDKNIILTLKKETASDAAPAINQEGKSVNGVVVDQNGEPVIGANVMVKGTTTGSITSVNGDFIISNVPQSATLVISYIGYITKEVPVGQQQSLRIVLAEDLQTLDEVVVVGYGTMKKSDITGAISSVSEEKIARQAVANVSSALQGLATGVSVTSSSGSPGSAATIRIRGVGTVNDAEPLFVVDGMPVTDINYLNTSDIQSMEVLKDASASAIYGSRGANGVILITTKKGAVGKTTVTFDAYWSMNKILNNIDLMSGPEWYDYQEQLNGVRSVPIDLSLVDRNVSTNWMDEITHTAFMHNYSVGISGGKENDYKFNLGLNYINQDGTIKKSNYERFSVRQSTEKTVIKDHLVVGTNASIARSTDASINERNSSDVYDADYGVVSNALRLAPVTPAQNADGSYGYSPYIDYYNPLASIMYRDNKRERLAFIGNMYGEWQIIKGLKFKSSFGAEIRRVDNKTFSPVYQVSSSQKNLESSLSKSQTKGYYYTFENTLSYDKQFAEKHSISAIVGYTNEWGKRESLSVNARDLIGESDNLHYVDATLDKNKTTASNSATEYGLMSYLGRLHYDYDNKYLVTATFRRDGSSKFSSQNRWGNFPSFALGWRIDNEKFFQSLNANWVSSLKLRAGWGQIGNQNITNYVDRSLLSLNTSYGALFGARENETLYQGIAVARLGNSDIKWETTESLNIGLDASFFNSRMIFSFEYYYKTTKDMLLAAPMPIYMGYANNTYTNIGEANNRGIELNLEWRDKTESGFEYSVGMNMSTIRNRMTKLNGGTPISDGPFRNGTMYLTYTNEGMPIGAFWGYKTNGLIQTQEQLDAVKRADFQPNAELGDVLFVDTNGDGKLDSSDRCMIGNPIPDIIYGINVGMAWKGFDLNLQFGGTIGNEIFNAMRYYTYFPNDITNKDRALMNYWTPTNTNTNIPRLTSTDSNDNDRFSDMYVENGTYFRLRNAQLGYTLPASLTQKIKLQKVRFYVSGQNLFTISGYSGMDPEVGQSSSLSRGIDYGIYPQNRSFTGGLNVTF